The following proteins come from a genomic window of Alosa sapidissima isolate fAloSap1 chromosome 20, fAloSap1.pri, whole genome shotgun sequence:
- the cnga2a gene encoding LOW QUALITY PROTEIN: cyclic nucleotide gated channel subunit alpha 2a (The sequence of the model RefSeq protein was modified relative to this genomic sequence to represent the inferred CDS: deleted 1 base in 1 codon), with amino-acid sequence MTGQVLVESADLAVHRLSVKTCMEEESDRAESIMSRRPSVFDDTSSELQRVGVIEPRGLHSNRGRGALSRLVSMVVTLRDWAHKSLHEEEERPDSFLERFRGPELHMAPSRISTTRPDPDGTHSNNAQVKKKSDVFVIAPADDLYYRWVFVIAAAVLYNWCLLVVRACFDQLQTNNFILWLVMDYVSDAIYILDVCVRLRTGFLEQGLLVKDLTKLRDRYVRTMQFKLDVVSILPTDLAYIALGIHTPLLRFNRLARFSRMFEFFDRTETRTNYPNMFRICNLVLYILVIIHWNACIYFAISKSLGFGSDQWVYPNISDPEFGTLTRCYVYCLYWSTLTLTTIGEMPAPVRDEEYLFVVFDFLVGVLIFATIVGNVGSMISNMNATRAEFQARIDAIKHYMQFRKVSKELEARVIKWFDYLWTNKKTVDEQEVLKNLPNKLRAEIAINVHLDTLKKVRIFQDCEAGLLVELVLKLRPQVFSPGDYICRKGDIGKEMYIIKEGRLAVVADDGMTQYALLTSGSCFGEISILNIRGSKMGNRRTANIRSIGYSDLFCLSKDDLMEAVMEYPDAKKVLEERGREILQKEGLLEELSGGLGAEEVEEKVERLEAALDTLQTRFARLHSEYTATQQRLKQRLTVLERQLRYMGSGFLSDGNESTLDGDGTHSEVNIHL; translated from the exons ATGACAGGTCAGGTTCTGGTGGAGAGTGCAGACCTGGCGGTCCACAGGCTGTCAGTGAAGACGTGCATGGAGGAGGAGTCTGACAGGGCGGAGAGCATAATGAGTCG CAGGCCCTCTGTGTTTGATGACACCTCCTCAGAGCTCCAGAGGGTTGGCGTCATTGAGCCTCGGGGTCTGCACTCC AACCGTGGACGAGGAGCACTGTCCAG gTTGGTGAGTATGGTGGTGACGCTGCGAGACTGGGCGCATAAGAGTCTccatgaggaggaggagcggcCGGACTCCTTCCTGGAGCGCTTCAGGGGCCCTGAGCTCCACATGGCCCCCAGCCGGATCAGTACCACCAGACCCGACCCAGACGGCACACACAGCAACAACGCCCAAGTCAA GAAAAAGTCAGATGTTTTCGTCATAGCCCCTGCAGATGATCTGTATTACCGCTGGGTCTTTGTtattgctgctgctgtgctttaCAACTGGTGCCTCCTAGTGGTCAG GGCCTGCTTTGATCAGCTCCAAACCAACAACTTCATCCTGTGGCTGGTGATGGACTATGTCTCAGATGCCATCTACatactggatgtgtgtgtgcggctacGCACAG GATTCCTGGAGCAGGGTTTGCTTGTTAAGGACCTCACCAAGCTGAGGGACCGCTATGTGCGCACTATGCAGTTTAAATTGGACGTGGTCTCCATCCTTCCAACAGACCTGGCGTATATCGCATTGGGGATCCACACCCCTCTCCTTCGCTTCAACCGGCTGGCGCGATTCTCGCGCATGTTTGAGTTCTTCGACCGCACTGAGACACGCACAAATTACCCCAACATGTTCCGCATCTGCAATCTGGTGCTCTACATCCTGGTCATCATCCACTGGAATGCCTGCATCTACTTTGCCATCTCGAAGTCGCTGGGCTTCGGGTCAGACCAGTGGGTGTACCCAAACATCTCAGACCCAGAGTTTGGGACCCTGACTCGGTGTTACGTCTACTGTCTCTACTGGTCCACCCTGACACTCACGACCATCGGTGAGATGCCGGCCCCAGTCCGCGATGAGGAGTACCTTTTTGTCGTCTTTGATTTCCTCGTAGGGGTTCTTATATTTGCCACGATTGTCGGTAACGTTGGCTCCATGATCTCCAACATGAACGCCACGCGAGCAGAGTTCCAGGCGCGCATCGACGCAATCAAGCATTACATGCAGTTCCGCAAGGTCAGCAAGGAGCTCGAGGCCCGTGTCATCAAGTGGTTCGACTACTTGTGGACCAATAAGAAGACTGTGGATGAGCAGGAGGTGCTGAAAAATCTGCCCAACAAGCTGCGGGCCGAGATCGCCATCAACGTGCACCTGGACACACTGAAGAAGGTGCGCATCTTCCAGGATTGTGAAGCGGGCCTGCTAGTCGAGCTGGTCCTCAAGTTGCGGCCCCAGGTCTTCAGCCCGGGGGACTACATCTGCCGCAAGGGCGACATCGGCAAAGAGATGTACATCATCAAAGAGGGACGTCTGGCGGTGGTGGCAGACGATGGCATGACACAGTATGCCCTCCTGACCTCTGGCAGCTGCTTCGGCGAAATCAGCATCCTCAACATCCGCGGGAGCAAGATGGGCAACCGCAGGACGGCCAACATCCGCAGCATCGGTTACTCTGACCTCTTCTGTCTGTCCAAGGACGACCTGATGGAGGCCGTCATGGAGTACCCCGACGCCAAGAAGGTCCTGGAGGAGCGCGGCCGCGAGATCCTGCAGAAGGAAGGCCTGCTGGAGGAGCTGAGTGGGGGTCTGGGcgcggaggaggtggaggagaaggtGGAGCGTCTGGAGGCGGCACTGGACACGCTGCAGACACGCTTCGCCCGGCTCCACAGCGAGTACACGGCCACGCAGCAGCGGCTGAAGCAGAGGCTGACCGTGCTCGAGCGGCAGCTGCGTTACATGGGCAGTGGCTTCCTCTCGGACGGCAACGAAAGCACGCTTGACGGAGACGGAACACACAGCGAAGTTAACATTCACCTCTGA
- the nup62l gene encoding nucleoporin 62 like has protein sequence MAFNFGGGGGGFTFGTPKTTGAAAPLATGFGLQTSAPASGGFTFGTPTQPQAQPQHQLQPQHQHQHQPQTSAPQLTSLLTQPTPGNGGTAATGGFSFGTPAQASTTGGGFSFGGGSGLLGASTPKLGLSLPTASQPATTGVSLGGLPASTAGSGFSFGGLATQTMAPAAQTMAQQQPLAAAQQPPAGFSFGAPKIQATTAAPAQGTPSLMLGGATGLTLGGAAPAATAAAPAATTQGGGFPFGIKPAATPAPVASSAAAISLATSLAAPASGASLFATPIASAPATGFSLGAVTTSAAPPASTAASMGTGLTLKLGAAAAATTAAAATATLTSAAPSGFALGLKPTASAAPQLGTTVTTAALTTVAAPVSTAPVMTYAQLEGLINKWSSELEDQERHFLQQATQVNAWDRMLVENGERITSLHKDMEKVKLDQRRLDQELDFILSQQKELEDLLGPLEESVKEQSGTIYMQNADEERERTYKLAENVDAQLKRMSQDLKEIIEHLNTSSGPGESTDPLQQICKILNAHMDSLQWVEQNSVLLQRRVEEVSKLCESRSKEQEKSFRLNFQ, from the exons ATGGCTTTCAACTTCGGGGGTGGCGGAGGCGGATTCACTTTCGGAACCCCTAAAACAACCGGTGCAGCCGCTCCGCTCGCCACTGGCTTCGGCCTCCAGACCAGTGCCCCAGCCAGCGGAGGATTCACATTCGGGACTCCCACGCAGCCTCAGGCCCAACCGCAACACCAACTTCAaccccaacaccaacaccaacaccaaccacAGACCTCTGCACCTCAACTCACCAGCCTCCTGACACAGCCCACCCCAGGGAATGGCGGCACTGCAGCCACAGGAGGGTTCTCCTTTGGTACCCCCGCACAGGCCAGCACAACTGGAGGAGGATTTTCATTTGGGGGTGGCTCAGGACTTCTTGG TGCATCTACTCCAAAACTTGGCCTAAGCCTGCCAACGGCCTCCCAGCCTGCCACCACGGGTGTGTCCCTGGGTGGTCTGCCAGCATCCACCGCTGGGTCCGGCTTCTCCTTCGGAGGGCTCGCCACCCAGACCATGGCCCCCGCTGCTCAGACCATGGCCCAACAACAGCCCCTGGCTGCGGCCCAGCAACCCCCCGCGGGGTTCAGCTTCGGCGCTCCCAAGATCCAGGCCACCACAGCTGCTCCTGCTCAGGGCACTCCCTCTCTGATGCTGGGGGGAGCCACAG GTCTTACTCTTGGTGGTGCTGCACCAGCTGCCACAGCTGCAGCTCCAGCAGCCACAACCCAAGGAGGAGGATTCCCCTTCGGGATCAAACCCGCAG CTACTCCAGCCCCTGTTGCTTCCTCAGCTGCTGCCATCAGTCTGGCCACTAGCCTGGCCGCGCCAGCTTCCGGGGCCTCCCTCTTCGCCACCCCCATCGCATCCGCTCCCGCTACAGGCTTTTCAT TGGGAGCTGTGACGACGTCTGCAGCCCCTCCGGCCTCCACCGCAGCCAGCATGGGCACGGGACTGACCCTCAAACTGGgcgctgctgccgccgccaccaccgctgctgctgccacaG CCACCCTCACCTCAGCAGCCCCCTCAGGCTTTGCTCTCGGTCTAAAGCCAACAGCCTCCGCAGCTCCGCAGCTTGGAACGACGGTCACCACGGCAGCTCTGACGACAGTTGCAGCTCCAGTGAG CACGGCCCCTGTGATGACGTATGCCCAGCTGGAGGGCCTGATCAATAAGTGGAGCTCCGAGCTGGAAGACCAGGAGCGTCACTTCCTCCAGCAGGCTACGCAGGTTAACGCCTGGGACCGCATGCTGGTGGAGaacggagagaga ATCACATCTCTGCACAAAGACATGGAGAAGGTGAAACTGGATCAGAGGAG GCTGGACCAGGAGCTAGATTTCATCCTCTCCCAGCAGAAGGAGCTAGAGGACCTGTTGGGTCCCCTGGAGGAGTCTGTGAAGGAACAGAGCGGAACCATCTACATGCAGAACGCAGATGAGGAACGGGAGAGAAC GTACAAACTGGCAGAGAATGTGGACGCCCAGCTGAAAAGGATGTCCCAGGACCTGAAGGAAATCATTGAACATCTCAACACCTCCAGCGGACCTGGGGAATCCACCGACCCA CTCCAGCAGATTTGCAAAATCCTGAATGCACACATGGACTCCCTCCAGTGGGTGGAGCAGAACTCAG TCTTACTACAGCGACGGGTGGAGGAAGTATCAAAGTTGTGTGAAAGTCGAAGCAAAGAGCAAGAGAAGAGTTTTCGTCTTAATTtccagtaa